The following coding sequences are from one Rhodohalobacter barkolensis window:
- the pulA gene encoding pullulanase-type alpha-1,6-glucosidase, translated as MRLSIVFLFIAAGVLITSCSTPEPVSEISTELKIDGASAHWVSSDLLIWDPGVEADRYEIHYSRKADLTIQSFDIPSGESISLETDGILTGYLADKFRHISERPVFSVDAEKDELRRALKGQLIAVAYDSNRIPVSATRVQTHGVIDDLYTYDGQLGPIYSGDDLSLKLWAPTAQEVTLSIFDDDKNEIETIEAVQNNPENGVWEFENLIEWDRNFYRFNVTVFHPENNQINTFEVTDPYSVSLSTDSHYSQFVNLKDDNIKPAGWDQLKKELPHPADITLYEAHMRDFSIIDKSIPEEHRGTYMAFTHNGEKGSNLSDAMAHLKRLSESGLTHLHLLPINDIASIKEDTNNRVDLDDPFNRICEIIGTNDQLAEDCEKYGTTPIREVFESLSEDDPTTLEIQRIYRSPEHENKLADYDGFNWGYDPFHFNTPEGSFATNPEGVQRILETREMVQALDEIGLNIVVDVVYNHTHATGSSRFSVLDKMVPDYYHRLDPNSGDVETSTCCSNTAAEFNMMENLIIDSVLLWAKEYKIDSFRFDLMGHHPRYVMERLTEELAKLTLEEDGVDGKNIYIYGEGWNFGEVADNRIFDQATQFMMGGTGIGNFNDRSRDGIRGGNYTNNRRDQGFTNGRYLFPNDDTGDENEELAALLDQGDRIRVGMTGNLADYPYINRNGESVTGGNEMIGYAELPQESVNYIDKHDNETLWDNTQSKLPHDLEMDERIRVHLLSQAMINFGQGVPFHQMGTDILRSKSMDRNSYDSGDWYNAIDFTLENNNWGIGLPPGWDNSDLWDGQREFLSNPNIDIQKEHMELSHQLFREQLEIRYSSPLFRLPTGDEINKRVAYHNTGPDQIPGIIAMSYSDGVCSGNDLDSSLDGVLIIFNSSLDEQSIELNLSGMTLHPSQVNGSDEIVKESRIENGMVTVPGLTAAVFIKEQNGEQGEFVCNPIE; from the coding sequence AATCTATCTCACTTGAAACGGATGGAATACTAACCGGATATTTAGCCGATAAATTCCGACATATTTCAGAGCGACCCGTTTTCTCTGTAGATGCTGAAAAAGATGAACTTCGCCGTGCCTTGAAAGGGCAACTCATCGCAGTGGCATACGATTCAAACCGGATTCCTGTCTCCGCAACTCGCGTACAAACCCATGGAGTGATTGACGACCTCTACACCTACGACGGGCAGCTCGGACCCATCTATTCCGGTGATGATCTCTCACTTAAACTCTGGGCACCCACGGCTCAGGAAGTAACACTTTCGATTTTTGATGATGATAAGAACGAAATTGAAACCATTGAGGCGGTTCAGAATAATCCTGAGAACGGCGTTTGGGAATTTGAGAACCTGATTGAGTGGGATAGAAATTTCTATCGCTTTAATGTTACCGTTTTTCATCCTGAGAACAATCAGATTAACACTTTTGAGGTAACGGATCCCTACTCGGTCAGCCTTTCAACGGATAGTCATTACAGCCAGTTTGTGAATCTGAAGGATGATAACATCAAACCGGCCGGCTGGGATCAGCTAAAAAAGGAGCTTCCACATCCTGCGGATATCACATTGTACGAAGCACACATGCGTGATTTCAGCATTATTGATAAATCGATTCCTGAGGAACACCGTGGAACCTATATGGCATTTACTCACAATGGAGAAAAAGGTTCAAATCTGTCAGACGCGATGGCTCATCTGAAACGGCTGAGCGAGTCAGGATTGACGCACCTGCACCTTCTGCCAATTAACGATATCGCCTCCATCAAAGAGGACACAAATAATCGCGTGGATCTGGATGATCCTTTCAACCGGATTTGTGAAATTATCGGTACGAATGACCAGCTTGCTGAAGATTGTGAAAAATATGGCACTACTCCCATCCGGGAAGTTTTTGAGAGTTTATCTGAGGACGATCCGACTACTTTAGAAATTCAGCGAATTTACAGATCACCTGAACACGAAAATAAACTGGCAGACTACGACGGTTTTAACTGGGGATACGATCCTTTTCATTTCAACACGCCGGAAGGAAGTTTTGCCACGAATCCGGAGGGAGTACAGCGCATTTTGGAAACCCGGGAGATGGTACAGGCACTTGATGAAATTGGTCTGAACATCGTTGTGGATGTGGTCTACAATCACACGCACGCTACCGGTTCGTCCCGATTCTCCGTTCTCGATAAGATGGTTCCCGACTACTACCACCGACTGGATCCAAATTCCGGTGACGTGGAAACATCCACTTGTTGCTCCAATACAGCAGCAGAGTTTAATATGATGGAGAATCTCATCATTGATTCTGTTTTGCTTTGGGCCAAAGAGTACAAAATCGATTCCTTCCGGTTTGACCTGATGGGGCATCACCCGCGTTATGTAATGGAGCGTCTGACCGAAGAGCTTGCAAAACTCACGCTCGAAGAAGACGGTGTGGATGGGAAAAACATCTACATCTATGGTGAAGGCTGGAATTTTGGAGAAGTCGCCGACAACCGCATTTTTGATCAGGCTACCCAATTTATGATGGGCGGAACAGGTATCGGAAATTTCAACGACCGAAGTCGTGATGGAATCCGAGGAGGAAATTATACCAACAACCGGCGCGATCAAGGATTTACAAACGGGCGCTATCTCTTCCCAAATGATGATACCGGAGATGAGAATGAGGAACTTGCTGCACTTCTGGACCAGGGAGATCGTATCCGTGTTGGCATGACCGGTAACCTTGCCGACTATCCGTACATCAACAGAAACGGTGAAAGTGTGACCGGCGGAAATGAGATGATTGGCTATGCGGAACTGCCTCAGGAATCGGTCAACTACATCGACAAACACGACAACGAAACACTTTGGGATAACACGCAATCCAAATTGCCACACGATCTGGAAATGGACGAACGCATCCGAGTTCATCTACTCAGTCAGGCGATGATAAACTTTGGCCAGGGAGTTCCATTCCATCAGATGGGAACAGATATCCTGCGTTCCAAGTCGATGGACCGAAACAGCTACGACTCCGGAGACTGGTACAACGCCATCGATTTTACGCTCGAAAACAATAATTGGGGCATTGGCCTGCCACCCGGCTGGGACAACTCCGACCTATGGGATGGGCAGCGGGAGTTTCTATCCAATCCCAATATCGATATTCAAAAAGAACATATGGAGCTCTCTCATCAGCTTTTCCGTGAGCAGCTGGAGATCCGGTACAGCTCTCCGCTCTTCCGATTACCAACCGGTGACGAGATCAACAAACGGGTAGCCTATCACAACACCGGTCCCGATCAAATTCCCGGTATTATTGCGATGAGCTATTCTGATGGAGTGTGCTCCGGTAATGATCTGGATTCTAGTCTGGACGGAGTACTTATCATCTTCAACAGTAGTTTGGATGAGCAATCGATTGAGCTAAACCTCTCCGGTATGACTCTCCATCCAAGCCAGGTTAACGGGTCTGATGAGATCGTAAAAGAGAGCCGCATTGAAAACGGAATGGTCACGGTACCGGGACTAACCGCTGCCGTTTTTATAAAAGAACAAAATGGCGAGCAGGGAGAGTTTGTGTGTAATCCAATAGAATAG